In a genomic window of Candidatus Cloacimonadota bacterium:
- a CDS encoding ATP-binding cassette domain-containing protein encodes EKEITQIVKEKLKLVGLENILIKMPSELSGGMKKRVALARAIILQPKYMIYDEPTTGLDPSISSEITGLILKMQRTLKITSIVVTHDLDCIDKIANRIIMLHQKKIIFDGKYDDFKNANQKEIKRFLRIS; translated from the coding sequence CTGAAAAAGAAATTACTCAAATCGTCAAAGAAAAATTAAAATTGGTCGGTTTGGAAAATATCCTGATAAAAATGCCTTCCGAATTAAGCGGTGGTATGAAAAAAAGAGTTGCTCTTGCTCGTGCCATAATTCTTCAACCAAAATACATGATTTACGATGAACCTACAACCGGTCTCGATCCGAGCATTTCTTCCGAAATTACCGGTCTCATCCTGAAAATGCAAAGAACACTAAAAATAACTTCAATCGTGGTTACTCACGATCTTGACTGCATCGATAAGATTGCAAACAGGATTATAATGTTACATCAGAAAAAAATTATTTTTGACGGAAAATACGATGATTTTAAAAATGCCAACCAAAAGGAGATAAAGAGATTTTTGCGGATAAGTTAA